TTCCCAACcagcaatgggccattatggactccacccgtCCTGAAGTCATCTGTTAccggccttgatttgttctggccttttcttgcctccagtcccCTTCCCCaatacctttcagtctgaagaatggttccaacccgaaacgtcacctattcctttactccagagatgctgcctgacccgctgagttactccagcattttgcgtccatcaagtcatacagtgtgcaaagaggcccttcggcccaacgtgcccacaccgaccaaccgaCACTAGTccgacttgcctgcgtttggcccatatccagttaaacctgtcctatccatgtacttgtctaattgcttcttaaacattgcaatagtcgctgtatcaacaacctcctccggcaacacattccatgcacccaccaccttttgtgtgaaatcttggatataaaccagcatctgcagttcgttcctacacattttgtcattGTGATCTGTTTTGGTATCCGAGGCAATTCAATGATTTGGAGTCGGAAAATACACATTTTGTGGCAGGAGAGGGCCCTCAAGGCCCAACAAAGGTCCACGTTTGGAGCTAGTGAAAAGTCCTCTGACTCTTGCAGATAGGTTGGACTGGTTCAGGGAATCACACACCAGAAAAAACACCATAGATTGGTGAATGTGAAGTTGCATTCACTGTTTTAAGTCAAGACAAGactagagtcaagaatgttttattgtcagtctgaagaagggtctcgacccgaaacgtcacccattccttctctcccgagatgctgcctgacctgctgagttactccagcattttgtgaataaatcgatttgtaccagcatctgcagttattttcttatgttttattgtcatatgtcctgaaatggaacaatgaaattcttacagcagcagaacaaatatcaagtcaagttgatttgtcacatgcacatacacgatgtgcagtgaaatgaaagtgtcaatgcctgcggattgtgcaaaaaaagaattacaattacaaaagaattacaattacagcacataaattaaaattaaattttaatttaattttaattttaaattaaatacATAGAACTCTGTAAACCCCATAACAAAGTCTATAGTTTAGAGCCTGTTTGGAGgtcgtagtgtttaatagcctgatggttgtatggaagaagctgttcctgaacctggacggtatcgttttcaggctcctgtaccaccatcccgatggcaggagtgaaattagaccttgcccagggtggtgtgagtctctgatgatgctgactgcctttttgagacagcaactcctgtagatcccttcgatggtggggagctcagtacccgtgatggaccggccaacatggataaatgatgtttcCGGATGGAACCCTTCTGACTAACTAGtaggagggaagaaagctggaagagcgatgggggcaggacaaatcctggcaagtgatggatgaagaaacaagtaactgcagatgctggtttagcaaaaaaagacgcaaagtgctggagtaaatcagcgggtcagacagcatccctggaaaacatggataggtgacggtttgggtctgaacatggataggtgacgttttgggtctgaacatggataggtgacgtttacgtctcgccgaaacgtcatctagccatgttctccagggctgctgtctgacctgttgagttactccagcactttgtctttttttttaaagtgtaggTGGTTACACGtaaaggttgggggagggggggggggagaaattggAGCATGTTTGGTTGGGCAAAGGACAATGATGCAAAGACGAGGATGTGAGACCACACACTCGACAGTGCAGCGTACAGCATGACTCACTGCTTCATAATGTTGGCACAGGCTATGCCCCAAGTCCTGGAGAGGAACACACATAGTCTGTTGTAGAAAACGACCAAGGATGGGCCTggctgggtgagtgggtagatgagACAATGTCCTggttggtttgctcctgggcctggccaagctggccatccgtggtTCACAGCACCAGGCAAACAAGGGCTCCACCCAAGctgactgcctgccccttttcctggGTTATATCCGTGCCCGGGTGTccatagatatatattttttagagatacagcgcggaaactggcccttcggcccactgggtccgcaccgactagcgatcatcctgtacactagcaccatcctacacactaggcacaattgttttacaatcttaccgaagccaatttacccacaaacccgcacgtctttggaatgtgggaggaaacccaggtggtcacagggagaacgtgcaaactccgttcagaccgcATCCGAGGTcataattgaacccgggtctctggcattgtgaggcagcaactctacagttgctgtgccactgtgccatctttgAAAAATAATAGGTGGTGTCCACAGGCACCATAGAGGAGTCTGGGATCGCTGGGCACCGCAGGGGCATTGACTGAAtcctggatcttatagaaacatataaaattcttaaggggttggacaggctagatgcgggaagattgttcccgatgttggagaagtccagaatcaggggtcacaacttaaggataagggggaagtcttttaggaccgagatgagaaaacatttcttcacacagagagtggtgaatctgtgaaattctctgccacagaaggtagttgaggccagttcattggctatatttaagagggagttagatgtggcccttgtggctaaagggatcagggggtatggagagaaggcaggtacaggttactgagctgggtgatcagccatgatcatattgaatggcggtgcaggctcgaagggccgaatggcctactcctgcacctattttctatgtttctatcaggatTGTAATCTAGTAATTTGATGTTTAGAATACTTGGCaatttttgtattatggtggtgggtgtttttaaaattattttgaggTAATTATCGCTGTAAATAATTGAATAGATTTAATTTTGTAAAAATAAAAGGGTGGACCTGGGTCTTGGAGAGGGAAAAGGCAGAAGAACAATTTCTGATTGAAGTGCTCGCTGAGAGAGAATTTGCTAAATACTTAAACggtgggagggaagagagagactaATTGTGCAGCTCGTTCAAAGACTCTTGTCATTCTGTGAGGAGTGGTCAGATCGGTGAGAGTACCAAATGGATTTAACCCTGCTTAGCTCGATTGTAAAAACACACAGGGAGGCGACAGCTCTTGGAGAGAAGTCTTCGGTGAGGAAAATGAAGATTTGAGTTATCCAGAGTAAGAACATCTGGCTCTGCTGGAGGTCGACTTTTAGCTGCCGTTGGCCAATTTCAACACCCCTTCTCGACAATCGATGGGGTTGGGGTATAAGCACTTAAAGGACAGATGCTGGAGTGAATCGGAGTTTATCATGAAAGATGCGTGATTAGATGCAACGTGTCCCAAAGAAAACGTGGAGAAACGTCTACATGGTGAGGCGATGGTTGGTTGGCTTCTTGTAGCGTGTGCCTGGGATGTATCtaggcaccgccattcagtgcaaACCCACGAAGGTTTAGTCCTGCGCTGAGGGCCCAGTGATGCTCGGTCCCCTCTCCATAGAATGCAATGAGACCGACTCCCAGGTTGACGTTCCGCTCCACCCCGCCTCTCTGGCTGTGAGCTCTCTGATCCTGGGCTTCACTTGTGTTATCGGCGTGCTGGGGAACGGGCTGGCCTGCCGCCTGCTTTACACCGACAAGTCTCCGCGCACTCCGATCAACGCCCTCCTTCTCAACCTTGCCGCCACCGACCTCCTGAAGTGCGCGGTGGACATCCCTTTGCTCCTGGCCGTCGGCATCTGGGGCAACAGCCGGGTGGACCTGGGGGAAACGCCGTGCCTGCTGCAACCGTTCACCTACTCCCTGAGCAGTTGTGTCCAACTTGCTACACTGGTGGCCATCAGTGCGGAGCGCTACCAAGCCATCGCCCACCCATTCCAGGCAGCCAAGAAGAAGATTAGGATCCAGGGATGGGGCCCTATCATCTGGTCCATGGGCTTTATGGTATCAGTGCTATCCGTCACCTTGACCAAGGAGACACCTACCTATGTGCGCTGCAGGCATCTATCTATAAACCCTGAAAGGTATTTTGACCCTTTTGGTACTTTTATCCTTGTTCCCACCTGGACCATCAGCTTGGCCCTGATAGTTGGCCACTACTTGAGAATATTTGCTCTGGTCAGGAGGCACAACAAAAGAGTCTTCGACAGGGGGACAGTGCCCAGCTCACCAAAGGAGCGTGTTCTACACCTACCTGGGCACAGCGGGCGGcagcagacagcagccgaggcggTGGCTGGAGGGGAGGGCGGATGTCCACCAGTTGAGCTCTGCCCCGTTCATCAGACAGGGCAGGCATCGCGCGCCGTCCCGTGCCAGGTGGTCTCGACGGACGGCCGAGCCCCCACGCCCCCCCAGGGTGAACCTCCTGATGCCCCCAACATAATAGGGGCGGTGTGCCtcatcagcaggtcatgcagggaGTCTGCCAAGAAACGAATGGAGGGCAAGCTTGCCAAACGCTTTGGCTACATCATGTTAACCTTCCTGGTGTGCTGGATGCCGCTGGTCACTGTTTTGCTGTTGAACATGTTGGTCCGACATTCGGTAAGTGGTTGTGGacctttttaaaaaagaaagtacACGGCGGGCAGggctttgggggtggggggggggcaaaaggCGAGGAAGTGGAATGAATGGGTGAGGTCTTTCGAAGGGCATTGGGTCAGGGatctggtgggggtgggggtgggggtggggtggcagAGAATGAAGGGACGATCCGGCGGCAGGCAGAAGATAAAactgtttggtgaacttttgtaacgttGTTGCTGCCAGAAACTTGGCAACTCTTGcgtactgtggaattctctgctgcagaaggcagtggaggccaattcacgggatgtttcccaaaagagagttggatttagctcttcgggctaacggaatgaagggatacggggagaaggcaggaacggggtactgattttggaggatcagccatgatcacattgaatggcggtggctggctcgaagggccaaatggcctactcctgtacatattttctatgcttctatgttttattactgccttggtgaggtctgctgtgtgaGTTTAcccggttgtatg
This region of Rhinoraja longicauda isolate Sanriku21f chromosome 24, sRhiLon1.1, whole genome shotgun sequence genomic DNA includes:
- the LOC144605228 gene encoding 5-hydroxytryptamine receptor 1A-beta-like, coding for MLGPLSIECNETDSQVDVPLHPASLAVSSLILGFTCVIGVLGNGLACRLLYTDKSPRTPINALLLNLAATDLLKCAVDIPLLLAVGIWGNSRVDLGETPCLLQPFTYSLSSCVQLATLVAISAERYQAIAHPFQAAKKKIRIQGWGPIIWSMGFMVSVLSVTLTKETPTYVRCRHLSINPERYFDPFGTFILVPTWTISLALIVGHYLRIFALVRRHNKRVFDRGTVPSSPKERVLHLPGHSGRQQTAAEAVAGGEGGCPPVELCPVHQTGQASRAVPCQVVSTDGRAPTPPQGEPPDAPNIIGAVCLISRSCRESAKKRMEGKLAKRFGYIMLTFLVCWMPLVTVLLLNMLVRHSMELLLEIQTFAIALSCVPAAVNPFIYTMLNKQFHSEIQQALTRFCCKCKCLGIRA